A portion of the Limosilactobacillus reuteri genome contains these proteins:
- a CDS encoding 6-pyruvoyl-tetrahydropterin synthase-related protein, producing MKSKIANLINWGLPYCAIAAMAYLIMFPQFVSHGVILGTDSIFHFNRFYDAAKQIQQLNFSYFQSNYSFQQSGRIINAVYGPLFAYLNGVILGVVGTWYQYQIVTTFIVYLLGGIGMYQLGIRVHSKRTFAIICALIYMNIGWLPRWELAQNMNAWGAALAPYMVIYGVRMIQDHQRPVNWLQLMTLMTIIIQIHMLSSLFFVITLTPFFIIGLIITTNRKKMWIETLKAVGGTIILTANVWGALLMLNLHNNIAHPADFSLADNVLLPSMFSSTRDYLIYAMWLLFILQLIYVLFTFKKSLTNTVLTLLGSLVLLLSSSLTPWSFFQGVIPALGHTLQFPNRLTIIAFPLLLAGVGISATTLDKKAQEIDLRNQLITGILLLMVFLVFTPTTIDVYKRAARYDSEIVLNSFSAITRVSENKAALRHSVHDLYPGQLLTMVEKRSPDYLPIPKKYMNQKYVRSYAYEGQIINEAHKYTHTVLPHGGLQLSWEAGKAEKVRLPIITYHESQLTVNGHLLRHYQRSSVGAPYIQQRKGKNTVTLYFKQAKWFTALLVISLVGLSILAIYGLYYFCTHVKKYFQEIAAGQVS from the coding sequence ATGAAATCTAAAATTGCTAATCTAATTAACTGGGGGCTACCATACTGTGCCATCGCTGCAATGGCCTATTTAATCATGTTCCCCCAGTTTGTATCACATGGAGTTATTTTAGGGACGGACTCTATTTTTCACTTTAACCGTTTTTACGATGCAGCTAAGCAGATTCAACAGCTCAATTTTAGCTATTTTCAAAGTAATTATAGTTTTCAACAAAGTGGCCGCATCATCAATGCCGTTTATGGTCCCCTCTTTGCATATTTAAATGGGGTTATTCTTGGCGTAGTAGGAACTTGGTATCAATATCAGATCGTCACTACCTTTATCGTCTATCTATTAGGTGGAATCGGCATGTATCAACTTGGCATCCGTGTTCATAGTAAACGGACATTTGCAATTATCTGTGCCCTAATCTATATGAACATTGGGTGGCTTCCACGATGGGAATTAGCACAGAATATGAATGCATGGGGAGCTGCCCTGGCTCCTTATATGGTAATTTACGGCGTACGCATGATTCAGGATCACCAACGACCAGTTAACTGGCTACAATTGATGACCCTGATGACGATTATCATTCAGATCCATATGCTAAGTTCTTTATTTTTTGTGATTACACTAACACCGTTCTTTATTATTGGGTTAATTATAACGACTAACCGTAAGAAAATGTGGATCGAAACGCTGAAGGCAGTCGGCGGAACTATTATTTTAACGGCTAATGTTTGGGGAGCCTTATTAATGCTTAACCTCCATAATAATATTGCCCATCCTGCCGATTTTAGCCTCGCAGATAACGTATTATTGCCTTCAATGTTTAGCAGTACGCGCGATTATCTAATCTACGCAATGTGGCTTCTCTTTATCCTTCAACTCATCTACGTATTATTCACCTTCAAAAAATCACTTACTAATACAGTCCTGACGTTACTTGGTTCTTTGGTCCTCTTACTTAGTTCTTCCCTTACTCCTTGGTCCTTTTTCCAAGGTGTGATCCCCGCACTTGGTCACACTTTGCAGTTTCCTAACCGGTTGACAATTATTGCCTTTCCTCTCTTACTCGCAGGAGTCGGGATCAGCGCTACAACCCTTGATAAAAAAGCGCAAGAGATTGACTTACGAAATCAATTAATCACCGGCATCCTCTTACTAATGGTTTTTCTGGTCTTTACTCCTACAACAATTGATGTTTATAAACGCGCAGCACGCTATGACTCAGAAATTGTTCTTAATAGTTTTAGCGCGATTACCCGCGTAAGTGAAAATAAGGCCGCACTGCGACATTCCGTCCATGACCTTTATCCTGGTCAATTGTTAACGATGGTTGAGAAGAGAAGTCCTGACTATTTACCGATTCCTAAGAAGTACATGAATCAAAAATATGTTCGTTCTTACGCTTACGAAGGGCAAATCATTAATGAAGCCCATAAATATACTCATACTGTCTTACCGCATGGAGGATTGCAATTATCATGGGAAGCAGGAAAAGCGGAAAAAGTTCGGTTACCAATTATTACGTATCACGAATCACAATTAACGGTTAATGGTCATCTACTTCGCCACTATCAGCGATCCTCGGTTGGTGCTCCATATATTCAGCAACGTAAAGGGAAAAATACTGTTACCCTCTACTTTAAGCAAGCAAAATGGTTCACCGCTTTATTAGTGATCTCATTAGTTGGTCTTAGTATTCTTGCAATTTATGGTCTTTATTATTTCTGTACTCACGTTAAGAAATACTTCCAAGAGATTGCAGCTGGACAAGTTAGTTAA
- a CDS encoding nicotinate phosphoribosyltransferase — translation MKFDYPDDSLTLHTDAYELSMMQTYWKKGMGNRRAVFDAFFRKMPFNNGYAVFAGLDHIIRYVKQLHFTDSDIEYLKSTNQFDDDFLEYLRNFKFTGSINSFEEGDLVFNHEPIIQVDAPIIEGQLIETAILNILNYQIMIATKASRIKSIVGNQTVMEFGSRRAQELDAALWGTRAAYIGGFDATSNVRAGKLFGIPISGTHAHALVQVYMNDYDAFKAYAETHHNCVFLVDTFDTLKSGVPNAIKVAKEFGDKINFIGVRIDSGDMAYLSKKVRKMLDDAGFPDAKIIASNGLDEKTIQNLQMQGAKIDTWGIGTKLITAYDQPTLGAVYKLVAIEDEDGQLVDTIKISNNVGKMSTPGKKQVWRINDRGDGKSEGDYITLVDEDPRNEKSLNMFNPNFPLQQKDVEDFIARPMLKPIWQDGKCVYDEPTLEESRQHRFDSLNALWDEYKRDLNPEVYPVDLSQKCYDNKLKLIHQVHEYVKSLNK, via the coding sequence ATGAAATTTGATTATCCGGATGATAGCCTTACCCTGCATACTGATGCGTATGAATTGAGTATGATGCAGACCTACTGGAAAAAAGGAATGGGTAACCGCCGTGCTGTCTTTGATGCCTTCTTCCGTAAAATGCCATTTAATAATGGGTACGCTGTTTTTGCCGGGTTAGATCACATTATTCGCTATGTAAAACAATTACATTTTACTGATAGCGACATTGAATACTTAAAGTCTACGAATCAATTTGATGATGACTTTCTAGAATATTTACGTAACTTTAAATTTACGGGTTCAATCAACAGCTTTGAAGAAGGAGATCTGGTATTTAACCATGAGCCTATTATTCAAGTTGATGCGCCGATTATTGAGGGCCAATTGATTGAAACGGCAATCTTAAATATTCTTAATTATCAGATTATGATTGCGACAAAGGCTTCACGGATTAAGTCAATTGTTGGTAACCAAACTGTAATGGAATTTGGCTCACGCCGGGCACAGGAATTGGATGCAGCTTTGTGGGGAACGCGAGCAGCATATATTGGTGGCTTCGATGCAACAAGTAATGTCCGTGCAGGTAAATTATTTGGTATCCCGATTTCAGGAACCCATGCCCATGCTCTTGTGCAGGTATACATGAATGATTATGACGCATTTAAAGCATATGCAGAAACTCATCATAATTGTGTCTTTCTTGTGGATACTTTTGATACCTTAAAGAGTGGGGTTCCTAACGCAATTAAGGTTGCTAAGGAATTTGGTGATAAAATTAACTTTATCGGTGTCCGCATTGACAGTGGTGATATGGCCTACCTATCTAAAAAAGTACGCAAAATGTTGGATGATGCTGGTTTCCCAGACGCAAAAATCATCGCATCTAATGGCTTAGATGAAAAGACAATTCAAAACTTGCAAATGCAAGGGGCGAAGATTGATACATGGGGAATCGGGACTAAGCTAATTACTGCCTATGACCAACCAACTTTAGGGGCCGTATACAAATTAGTCGCTATTGAAGATGAAGATGGCCAACTTGTTGATACGATTAAGATCTCTAATAATGTTGGTAAAATGTCAACTCCCGGCAAAAAACAAGTATGGCGGATTAACGATCGTGGAGACGGCAAGAGTGAAGGGGATTATATTACATTAGTTGATGAGGATCCTCGTAATGAAAAGTCACTCAATATGTTCAATCCTAACTTCCCACTCCAGCAAAAAGACGTGGAAGATTTTATTGCCCGGCCAATGCTAAAGCCAATCTGGCAAGATGGTAAGTGTGTTTATGATGAACCGACCTTAGAGGAGAGTCGTCAACACCGTTTCGATAGCTTAAATGCTTTATGGGATGAATATAAACGCGATTTAAACCCAGAAGTATACCCAGTCGATTTATCACAGAAATGCTATGATAATAAACTTAAATTAATTCACCAAGTTCATGAATATGTTAAATCATTGAATAAGTAG
- a CDS encoding Tex family protein — translation MEEETLQLVSKQLPDIRPQQIKAALGLMDEGNTIPFIARYRKEMTGTLDEVQLQAIRDEYHRVTTLRERQATVINKIKELGKLTPALEKQINSATELQEVEDLYLPYKQKRQTKAQQARKHGLAPLANWLLSYPDDDLSAKAQEFINEDVPDAESALTGAHEILAEAISEMATVRSWLRNYTAQHGQLETSVKRGGEEKDELGTYKQYYEFTSPVQKLNSYQILAFNRGEKEGIINVKITLDEEPVMNYLRFRLIKTSKKNAATAFIEEAYKDAYKRFLGPAIERELRRQLTEGADEQAIKVFGENLYHLLMQAPIKGKVVLGFDPAYRTGCKLAILDENGKFLTKAVIYPHKPAPEKQRTAAEGEFIDLLEKYHVEMIAIGNGTASRESEQFVAEALKKIKRPIYYVIVNEAGASVYSASKEARDEFPDLHVEQRSAISIGRRLQDPLAELVKIDPQAVGVGQYQHDLPKKELSGELETIVERAVNRVGVNLNTASYQLLTRISGLNKTIAKNIVTYRDENGRYTNRTQLKKVPRLGPKAYQQSVGFLRIIGGENPLDNTDVHPESYQVAEKIIQAAGINVDELGTPSADDKLKKIDVKQFTDDQVGTETVTDIISSLQKPGRDLRDSMPTPLLRHDVMTIEDLKPGMKLQGTVRNVVDFGAFVDIGVKHDGLVHVSKMSKQFIRDPRAMVAVGDIVDVWIDDVDLKRQRIQLTMLEPETVTND, via the coding sequence ATGGAAGAGGAAACACTTCAACTTGTTAGTAAACAATTACCGGATATTCGCCCTCAGCAAATTAAAGCGGCCCTCGGATTAATGGATGAAGGAAATACAATTCCTTTCATTGCCCGTTACCGTAAAGAAATGACGGGTACGCTTGATGAAGTTCAATTGCAAGCGATCCGGGATGAATATCACCGGGTAACAACATTGCGGGAACGTCAAGCAACAGTTATCAATAAAATTAAAGAGCTTGGGAAGTTAACCCCGGCGCTCGAAAAGCAAATTAACAGTGCGACCGAATTGCAAGAAGTAGAAGACCTTTACTTGCCATATAAGCAAAAGCGGCAGACAAAGGCCCAACAAGCTCGTAAACATGGCTTAGCACCGTTAGCAAATTGGCTGCTATCTTATCCCGATGATGATTTAAGTGCGAAGGCGCAAGAATTTATTAATGAGGATGTTCCTGATGCTGAGAGTGCATTAACAGGAGCACACGAAATTCTGGCTGAAGCAATTAGTGAAATGGCCACGGTACGAAGCTGGTTGCGAAATTATACTGCTCAACATGGGCAATTAGAGACAAGTGTAAAACGTGGTGGGGAAGAAAAAGATGAGCTGGGGACTTACAAGCAGTACTATGAATTTACGAGTCCAGTTCAAAAATTAAATTCTTATCAGATCTTGGCTTTTAACCGCGGAGAAAAAGAAGGGATTATTAACGTCAAAATCACTTTAGATGAAGAACCAGTGATGAATTACCTTCGTTTCCGTTTGATTAAAACTAGCAAGAAAAATGCTGCGACTGCCTTTATTGAGGAAGCTTACAAGGATGCTTACAAGCGTTTCTTGGGTCCAGCAATTGAACGGGAATTGCGGCGACAATTAACAGAGGGCGCTGATGAACAAGCGATTAAGGTCTTTGGTGAAAATCTCTATCATTTATTGATGCAAGCACCAATCAAGGGAAAAGTTGTCTTGGGCTTCGATCCTGCCTACCGCACAGGCTGTAAATTGGCGATTCTTGATGAAAATGGGAAGTTCTTAACCAAAGCGGTTATTTATCCGCATAAGCCAGCGCCAGAAAAGCAACGAACCGCAGCGGAAGGCGAATTTATTGATTTGCTAGAGAAGTATCATGTTGAAATGATTGCGATCGGTAACGGGACAGCTAGCCGGGAATCAGAACAATTTGTTGCGGAAGCTCTTAAAAAGATCAAACGGCCAATCTATTATGTCATCGTAAATGAAGCTGGTGCCTCTGTTTACTCTGCAAGTAAGGAGGCGCGTGATGAATTTCCTGACTTGCATGTTGAACAGCGAAGTGCAATTAGTATCGGTCGTCGTTTGCAAGATCCACTTGCCGAATTAGTCAAGATTGATCCTCAAGCGGTTGGGGTTGGACAATACCAGCATGATTTGCCGAAGAAAGAATTGAGTGGGGAACTGGAAACGATTGTTGAACGGGCGGTAAACCGGGTTGGAGTTAACCTCAATACAGCTAGTTACCAATTGTTGACGCGGATTTCCGGGCTTAATAAAACAATTGCTAAAAATATCGTTACCTATCGAGATGAAAATGGACGTTACACAAACCGGACACAGTTAAAGAAAGTGCCACGGTTAGGACCTAAAGCTTATCAACAATCTGTTGGTTTCTTACGGATTATTGGTGGCGAAAATCCATTAGATAACACCGATGTTCACCCAGAAAGTTACCAGGTGGCGGAAAAGATTATTCAAGCGGCAGGGATTAATGTTGACGAGTTGGGAACGCCAAGTGCTGATGATAAGTTAAAGAAAATTGATGTTAAGCAGTTTACGGATGATCAAGTCGGGACTGAAACCGTTACTGATATTATTTCTTCCTTGCAAAAGCCAGGCCGTGACCTGCGTGATTCAATGCCTACGCCATTATTACGCCATGATGTAATGACGATTGAAGACCTTAAGCCGGGGATGAAACTTCAAGGAACTGTCCGGAACGTTGTCGACTTTGGAGCCTTTGTTGATATCGGTGTCAAACATGATGGGTTAGTTCATGTTTCAAAGATGAGTAAGCAGTTCATTCGTGATCCGCGGGCAATGGTAGCCGTTGGTGATATTGTGGACGTGTGGATTGATGATGTCGACTTGAAGCGTCAGCGGATTCAATTAACGATGCTTGAACCGGAGACAGTCACAAATGACTAA
- a CDS encoding SprT family protein, which produces MTNAELQQLTEQWSKEYFGREFTHKVFFNKRLKTTGGRYHLSDHHIDINPLMYTEFDLHNLRQVVLHELCHYHLHLLGMDYHHRSREFKTLLTQVGGARYAPPTSKRKVNSKKKWHYICTGCGVEIARQRRFNTQRYICRRCGHKFILKN; this is translated from the coding sequence ATGACTAATGCTGAATTACAACAATTGACCGAACAGTGGTCGAAAGAATACTTTGGGCGGGAATTTACGCACAAGGTATTTTTTAATAAGCGGTTAAAAACAACTGGTGGACGTTATCATTTAAGTGACCATCATATTGATATCAATCCGTTAATGTATACTGAGTTTGATCTTCATAATCTACGCCAAGTGGTCCTTCATGAATTGTGCCATTATCATTTACATCTGCTCGGGATGGATTATCACCATCGTAGTAGAGAATTTAAGACCTTATTAACACAGGTGGGGGGAGCAAGATATGCGCCACCAACTAGTAAAAGAAAGGTAAATTCCAAGAAAAAATGGCATTATATATGTACTGGTTGTGGTGTTGAAATCGCGCGACAACGGCGTTTCAATACCCAAAGATATATTTGCCGACGATGTGGTCACAAATTTATTTTAAAAAATTGA
- a CDS encoding GntR family transcriptional regulator produces the protein MSSPVYIQIHNQLRQNIEDGEWKVGDKIPAERELANDFGVSRMTLRQAIQALVDEGILERRVGSGTFVANRKVQEKMSGITSFTELMHATGKKAASKTISYHLTIPSQTEVEKLKLAPDEQVLRMERVRYGNDMPICYEIATVPANLVQKFSKEEITTSFYRTLEKKANLYPGHATQHISATKATEKIANYLQIKRGDALLRMTQLSYLQDGRPFEYVHTQYVGSRFEFVFEK, from the coding sequence ATGAGTTCACCTGTTTATATTCAAATTCATAATCAGTTAAGACAAAACATTGAAGATGGTGAGTGGAAAGTTGGCGATAAAATTCCCGCTGAACGCGAACTCGCTAATGATTTTGGCGTCAGTCGAATGACTTTGCGGCAAGCAATTCAAGCATTAGTTGATGAAGGAATTCTTGAACGAAGAGTTGGCTCTGGAACTTTTGTCGCTAATCGCAAAGTCCAAGAAAAGATGTCAGGAATAACGAGCTTTACTGAATTAATGCACGCGACAGGGAAGAAAGCTGCTAGTAAGACAATTTCTTACCACTTGACGATCCCTTCGCAAACAGAGGTTGAAAAGCTAAAGTTAGCCCCAGATGAACAGGTTTTACGAATGGAACGGGTTCGTTATGGAAATGATATGCCAATTTGTTATGAAATCGCAACTGTTCCTGCTAACCTCGTTCAAAAATTTAGCAAAGAAGAAATTACCACGTCTTTTTATCGGACGCTAGAAAAAAAGGCGAACCTCTATCCTGGTCATGCAACCCAGCATATTTCAGCAACGAAGGCGACGGAAAAGATTGCTAATTACTTGCAGATTAAACGTGGAGATGCTCTCTTGCGAATGACCCAACTATCTTACTTGCAAGATGGTCGTCCTTTTGAATATGTCCACACTCAATATGTTGGATCACGGTTTGAATTTGTCTTTGAAAAGTAA
- the nadE gene encoding ammonia-dependent NAD(+) synthetase translates to MRKYQEEIINALGVNSQIDPQAEVTKRVQFICDFLQTTKMKTLVLGISGGQDSSLAGRLSQLAVEKLREETGDNEYQFIAVRLPYGEQADESDAMFAINDFIKPDKIMRVNIKAATDMMVASLNEAGTPISDFNKGNIKARERMIVQYAIGGENKGAVVGTDHAAEAVTGFYTKFGDGGADITPLSGLDKRQGKALLQYLGAPAKLYDKTPTADLEEDKPMRPDEEALGVRYDEIDDYLEGREVSPAAAEKIEGWYRRTQHKRHLPIAPYDTWWK, encoded by the coding sequence GTGCGAAAGTATCAAGAAGAAATAATTAATGCATTAGGCGTTAACTCGCAAATTGATCCCCAAGCAGAAGTAACTAAACGTGTTCAGTTCATCTGTGATTTTCTCCAAACCACTAAGATGAAGACCCTGGTATTAGGAATTTCTGGCGGTCAAGATTCAAGTTTGGCGGGGCGGCTTTCACAATTGGCAGTCGAAAAGCTGCGGGAAGAGACTGGCGACAATGAATACCAATTTATCGCAGTCCGGTTGCCATATGGTGAGCAAGCTGATGAATCAGATGCAATGTTTGCGATTAATGACTTTATTAAGCCTGATAAAATAATGCGGGTTAATATTAAAGCGGCTACTGATATGATGGTAGCATCCTTAAACGAAGCCGGTACGCCAATTAGCGATTTTAATAAGGGAAACATTAAAGCCCGGGAACGAATGATTGTCCAATATGCTATTGGTGGAGAAAATAAAGGAGCCGTAGTGGGAACAGACCACGCCGCTGAAGCAGTAACTGGGTTTTATACTAAGTTTGGGGATGGCGGTGCAGATATTACGCCACTTTCTGGATTGGACAAGCGACAAGGAAAGGCCTTATTACAATACTTAGGAGCACCAGCTAAGCTTTATGATAAAACGCCAACGGCAGACTTGGAAGAAGACAAACCAATGCGTCCTGATGAAGAAGCGCTTGGTGTTCGCTATGATGAAATCGACGACTACTTAGAAGGTCGTGAAGTTTCGCCAGCAGCTGCTGAAAAAATTGAAGGCTGGTACCGGCGAACTCAACATAAGCGTCACTTGCCGATTGCTCCATATGATACTTGGTGGAAGTAA
- a CDS encoding beta-galactosidase small subunit, with protein sequence MAYTNKLRVIYGDATLGLSGDGFHYIFSYERGGLESLKLNGKEWLYREPMPTFWRATTDNDRGSGFNIRSAQWLAADTFHKCVGIDLTVDNQHFAELPIAPITNEFSDPVSAENVKIKYTFETLTVPATQVTVTYEVNGQGEIKVTMHYYGHEDLPGLPVVGMRFIMPTVATGFDYQGLSGETYPDRMAGATEGTFHVDGLPVTKYLVPQENGMHMDTHALTITRDSTQNNADHSREPFSLTIKQDEQPFAFSCLPYTAEELENTTHIEELPLARRTVLVVAGAVRGVGGIDSWGADVEEQYHIPADRDVEFSFVLNAK encoded by the coding sequence ATGGCTTACACAAATAAATTACGCGTGATATATGGGGATGCGACATTAGGACTTAGTGGTGATGGCTTTCATTATATCTTTAGCTATGAGCGTGGTGGACTAGAATCGCTTAAACTAAATGGTAAAGAATGGCTATATCGTGAACCAATGCCGACATTTTGGCGGGCAACTACTGATAATGACCGAGGAAGTGGCTTTAATATTCGATCTGCTCAGTGGTTAGCAGCGGATACTTTCCATAAGTGTGTTGGGATTGACCTGACTGTTGATAATCAACACTTTGCTGAATTACCTATTGCGCCGATAACCAATGAATTTAGTGATCCGGTATCTGCTGAGAATGTCAAAATTAAGTATACTTTTGAGACGCTAACTGTCCCGGCTACGCAAGTCACTGTAACTTATGAGGTTAACGGACAAGGTGAGATTAAAGTGACAATGCACTATTACGGCCATGAAGACTTACCTGGTCTACCAGTAGTAGGAATGCGTTTTATCATGCCAACAGTTGCTACCGGCTTTGACTATCAAGGATTATCCGGTGAAACTTACCCCGACCGGATGGCAGGAGCGACTGAGGGTACCTTCCATGTTGACGGTTTACCAGTTACTAAGTATTTAGTTCCCCAGGAAAATGGAATGCACATGGATACTCATGCATTAACAATTACCCGCGATTCCACCCAAAATAATGCTGATCATTCTCGTGAACCATTTAGCTTAACTATTAAGCAGGACGAGCAACCATTTGCCTTCAGTTGTTTACCATATACAGCAGAGGAATTAGAAAATACAACACACATCGAAGAGCTGCCACTCGCACGACGAACTGTTCTCGTTGTTGCGGGGGCCGTTCGAGGTGTTGGAGGTATTGATAGCTGGGGTGCAGATGTTGAAGAACAGTATCATATTCCTGCCGACCGTGATGTTGAGTTTTCGTTTGTATTGAATGCAAAATAA
- a CDS encoding glycoside hydrolase family 2 TIM barrel-domain containing protein, which produces MDADIKWLDEPETFRVNQLPAHSDHYYYGNYDEWRHNNSRFAQNLDGQWQFNFAENPREREEDFYKTDYDSSSFGTIEVPSEIELNNYAQNNYINTLIPWEGKIYRRPAYALSPDDAQEGSFSDGDDNTVGEYLKHFDLEPSLRGKQIRIRFDGVERAMYVWLNGHFIGYAEDSFTPSEFDLTPYIQDEGNVLAVEVFKHSTASWIENQDMFRFSGIFRSVNLLAQPLVHVEDLNIRPIVTDNYQDGIFNVDLQLHGEKTGNVNVRVIDNDGNTLVNETHPVDSTVKVQDQFLENVHLWDNHDPYLYQLLIEIRDDEGNLVELVPYRFGFRRIEINKDHVVLLNGKRLIINGVNRHEWNAKRGRAITIDDMTSDIHTFKENNINAVRTCHYPDQIPWYYLCDDNGIYMMAENNLESHATWQKMGAIEPSYNVPGSVPQWRDVVVDRARTNYETFKNHPSILFWSLGNESYAGDNIVKMNEFYKKHDDSRLVHYEGVCHTPEYRDRISDVESWMYLPPKEVEEYLKNNPDKPFMECEYMHDMGNSDGGMGSYISLLDKYPQYFGGFIWDFIDQALLVKDPISGQEVMRYGGDFDDRHSDYEFSGDGLMFADRTPKPAMQEVRYYYGLHK; this is translated from the coding sequence ATGGATGCAGATATCAAATGGCTTGATGAACCGGAAACATTCCGAGTTAATCAATTACCAGCTCATAGTGACCATTATTATTACGGTAACTATGATGAATGGCGGCATAATAATAGTCGTTTTGCGCAAAACTTGGATGGACAATGGCAATTTAACTTTGCTGAAAACCCGCGTGAACGCGAAGAAGATTTTTATAAGACAGATTACGATAGCAGCAGCTTTGGAACAATCGAAGTTCCTAGTGAGATTGAACTAAATAATTATGCCCAAAATAATTACATTAACACTTTGATTCCATGGGAAGGTAAGATTTACCGTCGTCCTGCATATGCCCTTAGTCCTGATGATGCGCAAGAAGGATCGTTTAGCGATGGGGATGACAATACTGTTGGCGAATACTTAAAACATTTTGACCTTGAACCTTCTTTACGGGGAAAGCAGATCCGCATTCGTTTTGATGGTGTTGAGCGTGCCATGTATGTTTGGCTTAATGGTCACTTTATTGGTTACGCTGAAGACAGTTTTACCCCATCTGAATTTGACCTGACTCCTTACATTCAAGATGAAGGTAATGTTTTAGCCGTGGAAGTTTTCAAGCATAGTACCGCCTCGTGGATTGAGAATCAAGATATGTTCCGTTTTTCTGGTATCTTCCGGAGTGTAAACCTATTAGCCCAACCACTTGTTCATGTTGAAGACCTTAATATTCGGCCAATTGTTACTGATAATTATCAGGACGGTATTTTTAATGTTGACCTTCAACTTCACGGTGAAAAGACCGGGAACGTTAATGTGCGGGTTATCGACAACGATGGTAATACGCTCGTCAATGAAACACACCCTGTTGACTCCACGGTAAAAGTTCAGGATCAATTTTTAGAAAATGTTCACTTATGGGATAACCATGATCCTTACCTCTATCAATTGTTGATTGAAATTCGTGATGACGAAGGTAATTTGGTCGAACTCGTTCCATATCGTTTTGGTTTTCGGCGAATTGAAATTAATAAAGATCATGTTGTCCTATTGAATGGTAAACGGCTAATTATCAATGGTGTTAACCGTCACGAATGGAATGCTAAACGTGGCCGCGCGATCACGATAGATGATATGACGAGTGATATTCACACCTTTAAGGAAAATAATATTAATGCCGTCCGGACGTGTCACTATCCAGATCAAATTCCGTGGTATTACCTTTGTGATGATAACGGAATTTACATGATGGCCGAAAATAATCTGGAATCCCATGCTACTTGGCAGAAGATGGGAGCAATTGAACCATCATATAACGTCCCTGGTTCAGTTCCTCAATGGCGTGACGTAGTAGTAGATCGGGCACGGACTAACTATGAAACATTTAAGAACCACCCGTCGATTTTATTCTGGTCTTTAGGTAATGAATCATATGCAGGCGATAATATTGTCAAAATGAATGAATTCTATAAGAAGCACGATGACAGTCGGCTTGTTCATTATGAAGGTGTTTGTCATACTCCCGAATACCGTGATCGGATCTCAGACGTTGAAAGCTGGATGTACTTACCACCTAAAGAAGTTGAGGAGTACTTGAAGAACAATCCAGACAAGCCATTTATGGAATGTGAGTACATGCATGATATGGGAAATTCTGATGGTGGAATGGGTTCGTACATTTCCTTACTTGATAAATACCCACAATACTTTGGCGGCTTCATTTGGGACTTTATTGACCAAGCCCTCCTTGTTAAGGATCCGATAAGTGGGCAAGAAGTGATGCGCTATGGTGGTGATTTCGACGATCGTCACTCAGATTACGAATTCTCAGGAGATGGCTTGATGTTTGCTGATCGGACACCAAAGCCAGCAATGCAGGAGGTAAGATACTACTATGGCTTACACAAATAA